The following is a genomic window from Laspinema palackyanum D2c.
CCGATTTATGATGAACTGTATCGGTTTGAAGCCGCAGGGGATGTCCAGCATATTTTAGTTCGCCATGAACAAGGAGCCTCTCATGCGGCAGATGGCTATGCCCGCGCCACAGGCAAGGTGGGGGTTTGCTTTGGGACATCCGGCCCGGGGGCAACGAATTTAGTCACGGGGATTGCCACGGCCCACATGGATTCGATTCCAATGGTGATTATTACCGGACAGGTACCCCGGGCGGCCATCGGCACGGATGCCTTCCAGGAAACGGATATTTATGGAATTACCTTACCGATTGTCAAGCATTCTTATGTGGTGCGCGACCCTCGGGATATGGCGCGGATTATCGCCGAAGGGTTTCATATTGCCAGTACCGGCAGACCCGGTCCGGTGTTGATTGATATCCCTAAAGATGTGGGTTTAGAAGAGTTTGACTATGTGCCCGTGGAACCGGGGAGTATTAAATTACCGGGATATCGACCGACGGTGAAAGGGAATCCCCGGCAAATTAATCAGGCGATCGAGTTAATTCGCCAAGCCAAAAAACCCTTACTGTATGTCGGTGGAGGCGCGATCGCCGCCAGTGCTCATCACGAAATTAAAGAACTCGCCGAACATTTTCAGATTCCAGTCACCACCACCCTAATGGGCATAGGAGCCTTTGAGGAACATCATCCTTTGTCCTTGGGAATGTTAGGAATGCATGGCACCGCCTACGCAAATTTTGCCGTAAGCGAATGCGATTTGCTGATTGCCGTCGGTGCTCGTTTTGACGATCGCGTTACCGGCAAGCTGGATGAGTTTGCCGCCCGCGCCAAAGTCATTCATATCGATATCGACCCCGCAGAGGTGGGTAAAAACCGGGGACCCGAAGTTCCCATCGTCGGAGACGTGCAGCAAGTGCTCATGGATCTGTTGCGTCGCCTGCGGGAAACCGGGGATATTACCGATGCCAATCAAACGAAAGAATGGTTAGGACGAATTGAGCGCTGGCGGGAGGATTATCCCTTGTTAGTGCCTCATCCAGAAACCGCCCTCTCTCCCCAAGAGGTGATCGTAGAAGTGGGACGGCAAGCACCAGATGCCTACTACACCACCGATGTGGGACAGCATCAAATGTGGGCCGCCCAGTTCCTGAAAAATGGCCCCCGTCGATGGATTTCCAGCGCCGGATTAGGCACAATGGGGTTTGGAGTCCCAGCGGCGATGGGTTCCCAAGTAGCACTACCGGATCACCAAACCATCTGTATCAGTGGCGATGCCAGCTTCCAGATGAACCTGCAAGAACTGGGGACGATCGCCCAGTATGGCATTAAAGTCAAAATTGTCATTATCAATAATGGCTGGCAAGGGATGGTCCGTCAGTGGCAAGAAACCTTCTATGGGGAACGCTACTCCTCGTCCAACATGGAGATTGGGATGCCGGATATTCCGTTACTCTGTCAGGCTTATGGCATGAAAGGGAAGGTGGTATCAACCCGGGACGAACTCCAGGATGCGATCGCTGAAATGCTGGCTCATGATGGACCCTTTGTCCTCGATGTCCATGTTACCCGCAACGAAAACTGCTATCCAATGGTAGCCCCGGGTAAGAGTAATGCTCAAATGATAGGTTTACCCGAACTCAAGAAAAAAGACTTACAGGTTGAGTTAGTTTATTGCAGCAATTGTGGGGCAAAAAATGCCTCCACCAATCACTTCTGCCCTGAATGCGGGACGAAGCTCTAGGGTAAGAGAGATGGGGAGGATGGGGAGAAAGTTTGTAGTAACGACTTCAATCGTTCTCCCCGTTCGTAGTAACGACTTCAGTCGTTCTCCCCGTTCGTAGTAACGACTTCAGTCGTTGCTCTTGTGTCAAGGCGCAAGCCGTGACACCCACCATTGCCGACTGAAGTACCTGCTTGGGGACTGGAGGACATCCAAAGGGGCGTGATGAAAGCTCACGCTTTCTTCACGAGGTAACGACTGAAGTCTTTACTACAAACTTTCTCCCAATCTCCCCAATCTCCCCCATCTTCCCCCTCTAGTGGGACAACAACCCGATCGCCTGATTATTCGCCTCGATCGCCTCGGAATAGCGGCCTAGTTTTTGCAACACCACCCCTTTATTAATCCAAGCATCGCGAAAGTCGGGTTTCATTTCTAGGACTTTATCCCAACTGGTTAATGCCTCTTCTAACTGATTTAAACTAGATAGAGCAATCCCGCGATAAAACCAAAATTGCACATCATTGGAGTTGAGGGCGATCGCCTGCTCTAAACTGGCTAATGCCTCATCCCATTGGCCTAAATTAATCCCCAAGGCCAACCCTTTATTATACCAAACTTCGGGATTATCAGGCTTTAATTCTAAAGATTTATTCCAACTGATTAATGCCTCATCAATGCGTTCTAAATCGTAAAGCGCATCCCCCCGCGCACCCCAGGAAAACCCATCATCTGGGCGAAGTTCAATGGCGCGATCATAAGCGGATAGAGCCTCTTCAGCTTGCTGTAAATTAAACAAGGCATTGCCGCGATTCATCCAAGCGCCTGCATGATTGGGTTCGAGTTCAATGACCCGATTAAAGGCATTTAGGGCAGCGCGATCGTCCCCTGCTTCCAAGCGTTCCACCCCTCGGGTCAACCATCCTTGCACATCCAAAGGTTCATCCAGGGGTTGAATCACCACAGGCATTTCTTGCCCTTGAATCGTCCCCAACTCATCCAGACTCACCGCTAATCCGGGGGCAGTTTCTAATGGAGAGGATTCGGTTACTAACTCCGGTGTCGCATTCTCGGAACTCTCCACCGGATGGGCTATTTCCCCGAGATTTAACTCCGGTGAAGGGGTTTGAGTTCCTGTCAAGGCTGAATTCTGCGCCGGTTCCTCGTTGTGAGGTGGTTTTTCCCGGTGAATGTCAAAGGGAGCTTCCCTTGCCAATAACTGAGTGGCAATTTGACGAGCAGCGGTACTAACGGAGCCATATCCCAGTTCCCCGAGACGCTGCAAGCGGCGTGCCAGCTCCGGATTGGGGGCGGGGGAAGCTAATAAATTGCTGCCAAATTGCTGTAACCAATTACTCCATCGCTCATCGGTGACGCGATCGCCAAAAGCTTCAAAAAATCGCCGCACCTTAACTTGCTGCCAACCTTTATGAATGCCATCGAGCAACTGGAGAAAATAATGCTCTAATTCGGAATTACTTAGGGGGTGAAGGTCTCGTCTCGGTTCCAATTCAGCCCGATGGGATGAGCCTTTCAACCCTCCCAAAACGGCCCGAAAAAACCTCACCAATTGTTGCCAAATCCGCCCAATCATCTGCCACCTCTGTGATCGATTGCGATCGCCATTTCACTCCTTATTTATTGCGGACTTTATTGCGGAGTCTGCTGGAGTTCCGGTCGTTCTTCCGCGATGATCGCCCCTTCTACCGGACAAACTTGTACACAAATCCCGCAGTCAATACAAGTGGCAAAATCAATCCAATACCAATCGGTCCCCTTAACATTTTTCCCCGGACCCTCATGAATGCAGGCAACGGGACAGGCATCGACACAATCGGCGACGCCTTCGCAGGTGTTGGTTACTATGGTATGTGGCACGGCGTTCCCTCTCTTACAGATTAATTTCCAGTCCAGATATAGACTGGTCTATCAATCTTGGATCTTAATCGAAAACGGGACGGCATGAGCAAACAGTCCCTAGGACTAGGGCTCAACCACTTCACAGGGAAGAATCACGGTAAAACGGGACCCCCACAGGGGTTGACTTTCTACGGAGATTTCCCCCCCCATCATTTGACAGAAGTGTTGACTAATGGCGAGTCCCAATCCGGTGCCCCCATACTCCCGCGTGGTTGAGGCATCCCCTTGCATGAAGGGTTTGAACAGATGCTGTCGTTGTTCGGGGGTAATGCCGATGCCGGTATCGGCGATCGCAAACTGAATCCAAGAGGAGGGGGTTCCGTTAGAGGCAGAGCGCATTGCCCCGTTTGTGGGACAAAATAAGACAACCGAAAGGGTAATCTCACCATTTTTAGTAAATTTGGCGGCATTGCTGAGAAGATTCAGCAGAATTTGACGGACTTTCGTCAAGTCAGCATACATCATCCCCAAATTGCGATCGCACTCCACCCCCAGGGTATTCTCATTTCGTTCCACCAAAGGTTGAGCGGTACTCACCACATTTTCAATCAACTCATTGATATTAAAATCCTCCAAATACAAATCCATTTTTCCGGCTTCGATTTTGGAGATATCCAGAATATCGTTAATTAACACGAGCAAATGATTTCCTGACTTGCGAATTTTCTCCAAATCGGGAACCAAATCCGTATAGCCCACATCATCGGCTTCTTCTTGGAGCATTTCGCTATAACCGATAATCGCATTCAGGGGCGTTCGCAATTCATGGCTCATATTAGCCAGGAACATACTTTTAGAGCGATTGGCCGTTTCCGCAGCGTAGGCAGCCTCTTGGAGAGCGAGTTGTGCTTGCTTGCGATCGCTGATATCCATCACAGTGCCAATGCTTCTAACCGCTTGTCCCGTGGCATTGCGAAGCACTTCCCCTTGAGCACTCAACCAGCGCAATTCCCCCGTTTCCAGGCGAATGCGTTGTTCGATTTCAAACCGTTCTGAGGTGGAGGAAAGAATTTCAGCGATCGCCTCCTCAACCCGGTTTCTATCCTCCGGGTCAATGGCTTCCAAATAGGTCTCATACTTCCCATCAAAGGAACCCGGAACGAAACCATAAAGCGCTTCCATCTCAGCAGAACCTGTTAGTTTATGATTGAGAATATCCCAATCCCAGGTTCCCATTCGCGCCGCAATTAAGCATTGCCGAAGTTGGTCTTTGCTGGCTTTTAAGGCAATTTGAACCTGTTCCCGATGGGCCACCTCAACTTGCAGGCGATCGTTTGCTTCTTTTAAAAACGCCGTCCGTTCCTCCACCCGTTGTTCTAATTCATCTTTGGACTGTTGCAGTGCAGTCTCGGCATTCTTGCGTTCCGTAATATCCCGACTAATCCCAATCATCCCCACAATTTCCCCATTCGGGTCAAAAAAGGGAGTTTGAATGGTTTCGAGCCAGGTTTTGCTCCCATCAAACTGCTCCACTTGCTCCTCCATTCGCAAGAGTTGACCTTCGGCTAAAATACGCCGGTCAATTTCAGCACAAATTTTCGCGGCTTCTGGGGGAAACAGTTGCTCATCAGTTTTGCCAATAATCTCGCTTTCCTCTCGGGCGGCAAAACGCTGAAACGCTTTATTTACCCGTTGATATACCCTTTGTTTATCTTTATAAAAAATTAAATCGGGAATTGAATCGATTAGAGACCGCAGTAAAGCCCGTTCTTGTCGGAGTGCTTGTTCGGTTTGCTTGAGTTCGGTGATATCAATTCCCACACAAACCGCTGATTTTCCGTGATTGTATTTTTCGACCCCCACCAAATATTGCCGGAGATTTCCTTCAATGTCTAAGCCAATTTCTGCGGTAGTTTTATGGAGAGAACTTTGAAAGAATTGCTGTAAGAAGTGGGGGAATTCTTTGCGAGTTTGGAGAAATCCTACCGGATGATTGACAAACTCGGCCGGCGATCGCCCGAACAAATTCGCCAGATAGCGGTTGACCCCGAGGTAGCGTAAATCTGACGCAATCCAAGAGACACATCCGGGGACGGTATCTAACACCGCTTGTAGGCGATCGAGCGCTTTTTCTAAGTTGAGTCTAGCTTGAGCGCGATCGCTGGCTTCTAACCCCAAGGCGACACAATCAGCTAGGGATGCGGCAAAGTTTTCCTCTTCTACCCGCCATTGGCGAGGGGAGCCAATATGTTCCAGACAGATCACCCCCACCATTTGTCCCCCCACCCGAATCGGTGCATCTAACATGGAGGTAATCCCCAAGGGAATCAGATAACCCTCGGTAAATTCCCGGGTTGTGGGGTCTTCTTGAGCCTGATCTGCGGCCAAGATCCGTTCCTGTTCGATGGTTTGAAAATACACCGGATAGTCAATGGCGGTGAGTTCAAGTCCGGCAGAATGTTTCTGGGGGGAGCGTTCGTAAAGTTCCATACAGTGAATCGCCCTGCGGTCTTCCGTATATAACCAGATACTAGCCCGTTCCACTGGCAGGGTCTGGCTCACCGCTTCAGTGATTTGTTCCAGGGAGGCTTGTAAATCTCCCTGGTTGAGGCTGGGACTTTTCGCCAACTCTCCGAGGACCCGACTATATTGACGCAGGCGATTCTCCCGTCGCCGCAAGGAGGCTTCAGCGCGTTTTTGTTCGGTGATATTGCTAAAGGTACAGAGGACCTGTTCGACTCCGCCATTCGAGGCGATTTGCGGATTGGCATTAACCAGCAACCATTTATCGCAATCGAGTTCGCCATTACAGGAGAGGAAGGAGTCCGGAATGCCAGGGGGATTGGGGGTGAGAGGAGACTGAACCCCGATGCCGATGATCACTTGAGTGGGGGATTGGGTGGCGATCGCCTCCATGATGGGACATTTTCCTGGCGCAAAGGGGGTGCAGTCTTCTTGCAACAGATGAGGATTGTCACAGAACAAGGGCCTGCCCATGACTGCCGCTTCATCCAGACTCAGCAGGGTCAAGGCAACAGGATTGGTGACGAGGACCTCGCCTTCAGGTCCCGTCAACACGACCCCAACATCCATCTGGGCGATCAGATTCAGGAACTGGGGTTCAAAGGACCCCGGACTGTCCTGGCTTGGGTTGGGGGGCTGGAATTGGCGAGCGATCGCCAGGGAGAGTCCGGGAATCACTCGGCTAATTCCGATGCCAATGCCGATGCCTATGGTGAGCGAAATCGCAACCCAAATCATGAATTAACTCCTACAGATTGATTCCATTTTTGGGAGGTCCTCCCCCTAGGAACACCCCCTGGATTCGTTAGATGCTTACGGGTTATCCGAGGATTTCGATTTCGGCGTTCCCATCCCCTTCAATCCAAGCAATTTGGGCAATCCGGCGATCTCGTGCATATTGGCGAACCGCTGACTGACTGGAGTAGGGAGACAGATCCAGTTCTACAGGGATGTCCTCCCCATTCTGACGCAGGGTTTGCGCGTGAGCAAAGGCAGGCGCATAGGCGCGAGGGCTGGTTGGCACCACTAAGGTATGAGGGGCTGGGGTTGTCGTCGGCAATTGACCCGTTTGCAGCAGGATTTGATGCAAGTTTTCTAGCTTGAGAGCAAAGCCAATCCCTGGAATCATTTCTCCTTGGGGATGATAGAGACTTAAGAGGCGATCGTAACGCCCTCCCTGTCCGAGGGATTGCGGTCCGAACTCGGTTTCGCTGACCACTTCAAAGACAATGCCGGTGTAGTAATCCATCGGTTGAATCAGACTCAAATCCAGGATGGGACCCTCTTGGGTGGCCCCGTTGCTGAGAGAAGATTCCGCTAACAAGTCAATTAAGGATTTGAGATTTTCCAGAGTTTCCCGTTCCCCGGGTTCCAATTCCAATTGACCCACCCGCTGCAAGACATCCTCGGGACGACCCCGGAGATCTAACAAAAATAAGGCCCGTTCCTGTTGTTCGGGGGTTAAGGGGAGGGCTTCGAGGGTGAGGCGATCGAGTTGGGCGATCGCCTGGCGGACTTTAGGTTTCAGTGGGTCCGGGAAGATCCGGAGTAAGGAGCGAGTTAACCCAGCTTCCCCTAAAACCAGCCGCCATTGGTTCAGTCCCAGACTCTGCAAACAGTCTTGCAAGAGCAATAAGATTTCTGCATCCGCCAGCAATCCACCCACTCCCAGCAGTTCTACCCCCGCTTGATAAAATTCCTGCTGGCTACCGTGGGAGTTGTTTTTGCTACGGCGAAATACATTGGCATTGTAATAAAGCCGTTGAGGAAAGGTGGTGTCCGCCATTCGGGTGACAGCAGTGCGGGCGATCGAAGCCGTCAGTTCGGGACGGAGGGCCAAGGGGCTATCCTCCTCCCGTTCCTGAAGTTGGATCACCGTTGACTGGGCGATCGCGCCTCCAGCCATTAGGGTATCCAACCGTTCTACCGTTGAGGTGATAATCCTGTGATACCCCCACCCTTCAAATACCGGGCGCAGTCGCTTTTCTATCCAGCGTTTTTGGGTCACGTCAAGGGGTAGTAAATCCCTAGCCCCGGCTGGAGGTTGATGAATCATTTTTTCTTTTTCCCACCCAACAAACTACCGAAGAATGCCGCTAAGGGAGATTTTTTATCTTTCTCTTTCGCGGCTTTTTGAATCTGCTTTTGCAGTCCTTTTTGCGCCTCTAAAGCTGATTCTTCTTGCGGATTCAACTTCAGAGCTTGATTGATATGAACTTTAGCCAAGGTACTTTGATTCTTCTTCAGATATGCTTGGCCAAGCAATCCATGAGCCCGACTATTTTTAGGTTGAATTTTCAACCCTTCTTTTAGCTCATTCACGGCCCCATCGAAATCTCCCCCGGCGATGAAATTTTCCGCCCGACGGCAATAATTATCGATTTTTGAGGGAGCGGATTTTTCAGGATCTGCCTTCGTTTCCGCCGCCACAGGTTGTTGAGTTGGACTCTCTTCGGCTTTCTTTTTGCCAGAGGCGGCAGATTTGGCCGTTTTTTTATCAGAAGTAGGCTTGCCCACCGTTTCCCCTTGGCTTTCTTTGCGTTGCAGGTAGACCAAATTTAGCTCGCTAAGTTGTCCAATTGTCTCCAGGGTTTGACTCAGGGTTTCATAAGCCTGTTTCCCCAGTTTGGCGACCGATTCTTTATAGTCTGTTTCCAGATTTGGGGACTTTAATAACTGTTGAGCCGCTTCACTTTTGAGCTTAACTTTATCTTTTTCCTGCACCAATCGTTTGCCCATCATCCCCAGCAAAACACCATATTCGGCACGAGTGCTTTCGTTGGTGAGTTTGCTGTAAGCCGGATTGGCCAATTTTGACAAAATCTGGGTCGCGAGTTTTTTATCCGCTGGACTTTCTGCCTTAGAACTGTCTGGATGCAGTCTTCTGGCAATGAGCATATAGCGTTTGCGGATTGTATTAAAATCCGCATCTAGTGGCACCCCCAAGATGGCATGGTGGTCCTCGAAATCAAATTGAAATAAGCCTTGCTTGATGTTTAAAGACATAGTAATATGCCCATCCCCTGGCTGTAACCTTATCTTTAGTGTACTTCGCCCTTGTCATTGCAGGGCGATCGCTATCACCTTTGCCCCCATAATCGGGACAAAGGCAGTCTTCTATGGCGATCGCCTCCCAAACCTGAACCATTAACCGAGTCAGCAACAGAGCACTTTTATCAAAAACCCGAGACGGGTCAGACCCCGAAAATGCCGGAATTTCACCTAAAATCAGGAATTGGCCCACCGTTCTAAGGGTTTAACCTGGAGGAGTTCCTGACTCAGACTCTCATGCAGTTTCCCGTTGGTGGCTAAAATTCGTCCCGATTCAATTTTCCAGGGACTGCCATCATAGGCGGTGATTTTTCCTCCCGCTTCCGATAAAATCACCACCCCAGCAGCCAAATCCCAGGGAGAGAGTCCCCGTTCCCAGTATCCATCCAAACGCCCGCAACTGACGTAACAGAGGTCGATGGAAGCCGATCCGCTGCGCCGGACTCCTTGGGTGAGATGAGTCAGATGACAAAATTCGGCATAGTTATTATCTGGGGTTTCCCGGCGATCGTAGGCAAACCCTGTCACTAATAAGCTGTTTCGCAATTCTACGGTTTCGGAGACGCGAATCGGTTGCCGATTCCGGGTGGCTCCCAGTCCCTTAGCGGCCCTAAATAATTCGTTATGGAAAGGGTCAAATACGACCCCCACTTGAGGAATGCCATCAATCAACAAGCCGATAGAGACGCCAAAGGGGGGATATTGATGGGCAAAATTCGTGGTCCCATCCAAGGGGTCGATCGCCCACAGATACTGGCTGGTGCTGTCTCCCAGTTTGCCACTTTCTTCGGCGAGGATGCCATGTTCAGGAACGTGCCGTCTGAGGACCTCTAAAATCGCTTTCTCCGAGGCTTTATCGGCGGCGGTGACTAAATCCCCGGGTCGTCCTTTTTCTTCGATCGCATTTAAGTTCCCCCAGTAGGATTGAACGATCGCCCCGGCATCGAGGGCCGCTTCGGTGGCAATATCGAGAAAGATTTGGAGTTGTTCGGGGGTATGACTCATGAAACTTTTAAGATTGACAGTTGAGCGTTGAGCGTTGAGCAGGGGAATTTGAACTCAGGATTTAGGGCCGGTTCTGACGAAAGTCGCTAGGATGCACGCGCAATGGGGTTTGGGAATCCCAAATTCCCTGTCCCATAATTCTGGCCTTTTCTTGGGCGTGAGTAAACCGGCGATCGTATTTGATGTTGGGCGATCGCACGGTAGCCAAAGCATATCCCCCGGCAATGAGTTCTTCATTGACCAGTTTCCCATCCCGCCAGAGATACGCCAAATGGCGATCGTATCCGTCTTCCCTCTCTATATCCCATTCTAATAACAGGGTCTGCCCCTCAATCAGCCGTTCGAGTTCCTGTTTGGCCGCATTTCCCCAGGGATTTTGCTGCAAATCCGGTGCCTCAATGCCAATTAACCGGACTCGTTTGGCTCCACCTGATTCGCCCAAGTCCCGCACTTCTAAGCTGTTGCCACTGAGCACCCGCTCGACCCTGACTTCTACCTGTTCGGAACCCACCGGGCCCGAACAGCTCACCAGGAACAGAAGTCCGATCCAGGATACCGGACAACGGAAAATTTTTATCATAGCTCCTGCTCCCCATCGAGTTTAATCCTCGTCTAAGGGCAGTCCAAACCGGACCTTACCTTTGCCAAAATAACGCCCAAATTGGAGGTAGTACACTTCATCTTCATCTTGGGTTTCTACTTCTAAGTCGGAACGGGGATAGCTGACACACAAAAGCGCATATCCGCGATCGCGGAGGGCGGGGGAGAGTCCCATCGCCTCCGGTTGATGGAGTTCTCCCGAGAGAACCCGCACGGCACAGGTGGTACAAGCCCCATTCCGACAGGAAAAGGGCAAATCAACCCCTTTGTTTTCACAATGTTGCAGGATATAGCGGTCTTCGGGGACTTCAACGGTTTGGCGGCTGCCATTCTGACGATTGTGGATGGTGATGCGATAAGAACGGGTCATGGTGTGGCTCAGTAATCAATGAAGGATTCGACCAAAGGATCTAATGCTTAGGTTACGCTATCTTTGATATCCGGATCTACCCACTCCCGGGGATGCCACGGGATTCATAAGTCCCCAAACCCTTACCCACGGGTCATTGTCCCCCCTCGAACTCGGACTCAATTGCTGGATAAAAAATTTTTTTTGGAAAAGGGTTTGCAAAACCGAATGGGTTCTGCTAGGATATGATTCTTGTGGGTATAAATTTGCATAAACCCCATTTCTCTGGAGAGGTGGCCGAGCGGTTGAAGGCGCAGCACTGGAAATGCTGTTTAGGGGTAACTTTAACGAGGGTTCGAATCCCTCCCTCTCCGTTCTCACGGAACGGACATTCAAAAGACAAAGAAAACCAGCGATCAGGCGATCGCTGGTTTTCTTTTTTCCCCGTTTGAGAGTCTGTGAACTCCGTTGAACCGCTTTAGGCTCCTTGTTTTGCTGGAGCTGCGGGGACAGGGGCCGGTTTCTTTTGCTTGTTCATGTTATCAACACTAATTCCGAGCACCCACAGGGTCACAATTAGCACCCCGAGCCACTCATTCAGCCCGAGTCCTTCCCCAATAAATAGCAACGCCATTAAACTGGTCAATCCAGGACCCGTTGCCGCTACCACCGAGGCTAAAGGTGCACCAATCATGGGAATGGCAAAGTTATTCAAGGCGTAACCAATCAGGGTGGTTGTCGCTAGAGCAATACTGCCAATCCATAACTGGGTCCAATTTTCGGGTAAGACATTCCAAGTAAAGAAGTTTCCTGGTGTCGAACCCAAGATCACGAAGGGAATCGCCAAGATTAAAATCACGGAAAAGTTAATGACACTAAACGGTGCCGGATGCAATTTCAGCTTTCTGGCACTGAGTTGGGTCAAAATTACATAACCGGCAAAGGTCAACCCCGAGGCGATCGCCGTCCCAATTCCCAGGCCCAAATTTCCATCCGGTGCGCCTCCAGTCAGCCGCCCAGATACAGTCAAAAAGCATCCTAGATAAATCGTTACGGTGGCTAAAACAAAGATAAAGGTGGGTCTTGCCCCAAACAGGATCCATGCCAAGACTGCTGTAACGGGGGGGAAAATAAAGAATAAGGTAATGGCAACCCCTGTCGGAATATTTCCCAGAGCGATATAGATAAAGAACTGGGACATAAACAGGAATAAGCCACTGCCAATGACGATCCACAGGGACCCCCGCTTTTCAGGATTGCCCAGTTGTTTGATATCCCGCCAGGTATTGGGATACAGCAGTGGGGCCAGAATAAAGCCCATGAGCGGAACCACAAATAGCATCCGCATCCCTAGAATTAGTAGGGAATTTCCCGCTCCTGGAGCGAGGACTTGTCCCTGCCACAATCCAAAGAGAGACTGAGGACTGAGAATCGCCCGGGTGATGATGTTTTGGAAGGAAATGGTAATCGAGGATAGCAAGGCTAGGATTAACCCGGTTAAAAAGACATTACTTTCAACGGGGGGACTGGGGACTGGGGTAGCTGGGGGAGCGGTCCGGACTTCTGCCATCGCCGCTTTTTCTGCCGCCATCCGATCGCTTTGAGTTCCGGTCCCTTCCGGGCGATCGCCTCGGTTGGTAGGAGTCCCCACAGGCAGTCCTTGTCTGCGGTTCGTGACAATCTCTGCGGTGGTTTGAACGTTAGTTGCTTCTTCCTGCAATTGGTCAATCAGGCGATCGACCAAGGTTTCTAAAATCACTTCCCCTTGCTGCTGCAACGAGTGCATTCGCCCGAGTTGCTGGGACAATGAGCTTTGATAGGTGCTCAGTTCCTGTTGCAGATTTTTAAAGGTGGTGTTCAGGGTCGTATCTAACGATGCCAACAACCGATAGGCATTTTCATTTAAGTTTCCCGTCTGCGGCGACGACATTCCACTATTGGGGTCTAGGGTCGTTAAGGATTGCGATGGGGCCGGTGGAGCCACCATGATTTCCTTCAACCGCTCGCTCAATTCTTGTTGGAGTTGGGACGCCATCACTTGCGCGAGTTGCTTTGTCCACTGCTGCTGGGTATGCCGTCCCGGTCCCCCCTGCATTTGCCGCGATTGGATTTGCTGCTGTTGATTTTGCAGTTTTTGAATATCAGCAGTGAGGCGCGATTGTTCCGCTTGCAGTCGGGCCATGTCCCGAGCCAACTGAACGACTATATTTTGCTGAATATCTCGAAGCTCCTGGGTCATGGAACTCAGAAGGGTTTCGATTTCTTTAGTGTTACTGTTTGTCGAGTTTTCCGGTTGATTGTCCAGTTGCCCCATTATTCTATTACCTCTAGCTTATCGATCGTAAACCAAACTAATCGCCGCTCGCTTGGCACTCCTGTGTTTTTGCTGATGGGTTGGGTTGAAATTTAATTGATTCGCTTAAGCGAATCCTGCATCCTAGCCGTTGTTTGAATCCGATGTCAAACTGAAAAATTCCCTTCAGCTTGACATTCTAATCTAAATGAGTAAGCAGACGCACAGGTTTTGGTTGATTCTATCGAAGGTGGGTTAAATTTTCCATCAAACGCTCCAATTGTGTTAAAAAACGCAACAATTAATTTGTTATAAAAAGAAAATTATTT
Proteins encoded in this region:
- the ilvB gene encoding biosynthetic-type acetolactate synthase large subunit, encoding MLSESRSDRKTKPVVVPTRRTGAYALMDSLKRHGVKHIFGYPGGAILPIYDELYRFEAAGDVQHILVRHEQGASHAADGYARATGKVGVCFGTSGPGATNLVTGIATAHMDSIPMVIITGQVPRAAIGTDAFQETDIYGITLPIVKHSYVVRDPRDMARIIAEGFHIASTGRPGPVLIDIPKDVGLEEFDYVPVEPGSIKLPGYRPTVKGNPRQINQAIELIRQAKKPLLYVGGGAIAASAHHEIKELAEHFQIPVTTTLMGIGAFEEHHPLSLGMLGMHGTAYANFAVSECDLLIAVGARFDDRVTGKLDEFAARAKVIHIDIDPAEVGKNRGPEVPIVGDVQQVLMDLLRRLRETGDITDANQTKEWLGRIERWREDYPLLVPHPETALSPQEVIVEVGRQAPDAYYTTDVGQHQMWAAQFLKNGPRRWISSAGLGTMGFGVPAAMGSQVALPDHQTICISGDASFQMNLQELGTIAQYGIKVKIVIINNGWQGMVRQWQETFYGERYSSSNMEIGMPDIPLLCQAYGMKGKVVSTRDELQDAIAEMLAHDGPFVLDVHVTRNENCYPMVAPGKSNAQMIGLPELKKKDLQVELVYCSNCGAKNASTNHFCPECGTKL
- a CDS encoding PAS domain S-box protein; protein product: MIWVAISLTIGIGIGIGISRVIPGLSLAIARQFQPPNPSQDSPGSFEPQFLNLIAQMDVGVVLTGPEGEVLVTNPVALTLLSLDEAAVMGRPLFCDNPHLLQEDCTPFAPGKCPIMEAIATQSPTQVIIGIGVQSPLTPNPPGIPDSFLSCNGELDCDKWLLVNANPQIASNGGVEQVLCTFSNITEQKRAEASLRRRENRLRQYSRVLGELAKSPSLNQGDLQASLEQITEAVSQTLPVERASIWLYTEDRRAIHCMELYERSPQKHSAGLELTAIDYPVYFQTIEQERILAADQAQEDPTTREFTEGYLIPLGITSMLDAPIRVGGQMVGVICLEHIGSPRQWRVEEENFAASLADCVALGLEASDRAQARLNLEKALDRLQAVLDTVPGCVSWIASDLRYLGVNRYLANLFGRSPAEFVNHPVGFLQTRKEFPHFLQQFFQSSLHKTTAEIGLDIEGNLRQYLVGVEKYNHGKSAVCVGIDITELKQTEQALRQERALLRSLIDSIPDLIFYKDKQRVYQRVNKAFQRFAAREESEIIGKTDEQLFPPEAAKICAEIDRRILAEGQLLRMEEQVEQFDGSKTWLETIQTPFFDPNGEIVGMIGISRDITERKNAETALQQSKDELEQRVEERTAFLKEANDRLQVEVAHREQVQIALKASKDQLRQCLIAARMGTWDWDILNHKLTGSAEMEALYGFVPGSFDGKYETYLEAIDPEDRNRVEEAIAEILSSTSERFEIEQRIRLETGELRWLSAQGEVLRNATGQAVRSIGTVMDISDRKQAQLALQEAAYAAETANRSKSMFLANMSHELRTPLNAIIGYSEMLQEEADDVGYTDLVPDLEKIRKSGNHLLVLINDILDISKIEAGKMDLYLEDFNINELIENVVSTAQPLVERNENTLGVECDRNLGMMYADLTKVRQILLNLLSNAAKFTKNGEITLSVVLFCPTNGAMRSASNGTPSSWIQFAIADTGIGITPEQRQHLFKPFMQGDASTTREYGGTGLGLAISQHFCQMMGGEISVESQPLWGSRFTVILPCEVVEP
- a CDS encoding indolepyruvate ferredoxin oxidoreductase subunit alpha, which encodes MPHTIVTNTCEGVADCVDACPVACIHEGPGKNVKGTDWYWIDFATCIDCGICVQVCPVEGAIIAEERPELQQTPQ
- a CDS encoding tetratricopeptide repeat protein, translating into MIGRIWQQLVRFFRAVLGGLKGSSHRAELEPRRDLHPLSNSELEHYFLQLLDGIHKGWQQVKVRRFFEAFGDRVTDERWSNWLQQFGSNLLASPAPNPELARRLQRLGELGYGSVSTAARQIATQLLAREAPFDIHREKPPHNEEPAQNSALTGTQTPSPELNLGEIAHPVESSENATPELVTESSPLETAPGLAVSLDELGTIQGQEMPVVIQPLDEPLDVQGWLTRGVERLEAGDDRAALNAFNRVIELEPNHAGAWMNRGNALFNLQQAEEALSAYDRAIELRPDDGFSWGARGDALYDLERIDEALISWNKSLELKPDNPEVWYNKGLALGINLGQWDEALASLEQAIALNSNDVQFWFYRGIALSSLNQLEEALTSWDKVLEMKPDFRDAWINKGVVLQKLGRYSEAIEANNQAIGLLSH